A single region of the Variovorax paradoxus genome encodes:
- a CDS encoding ribulose-bisphosphate carboxylase large subunit family protein, whose translation MVPAERVHGRYLIETPLEPAAVAEVMAGEQSCGTFTRVEGETDALRERARATVEAIAEVAPAEAPSLPNALLERKGTRGPWRRAYIDISFPVANIGANLPTLAATVSGNLYDLGEVTGLRLESLRVPAAYRAKFEMPRAGIAGTRRATGVASGALVGTIIKPNVGLSAAETAELVARLCAAGVDFIKDDEVCADPAHAPLAERVPAVMAVVRAHQERTGKHVMVAFNITDETDAMKRHADLVEREGGSCVMASLNWCGHSGIQTLRRHTGLALHGHRNGYGALSRHPLLGISFQAYQTLWRLAGVDHMHVHGLQGKFSQADSEVIESARDCFTPLTDAADDRVMPAFSSGQWAGTVPATWAAIGSDDLLFMAGGGILAHPDGAAAGVASIRQAWSAVRNGVALEDAARGAPELARALAFFGKP comes from the coding sequence ATGGTGCCTGCTGAACGCGTCCACGGGCGCTACCTGATCGAAACGCCGCTGGAGCCGGCCGCCGTGGCCGAGGTGATGGCAGGCGAACAATCATGCGGCACCTTCACGCGCGTGGAGGGCGAGACCGATGCGCTGCGCGAGCGGGCGCGCGCCACCGTCGAGGCAATTGCCGAAGTTGCTCCAGCCGAGGCGCCGAGCCTCCCGAATGCGCTGCTGGAGCGCAAGGGCACGCGCGGGCCATGGCGGCGCGCGTACATCGACATTTCGTTTCCGGTGGCGAACATCGGTGCCAACCTGCCGACGCTTGCGGCCACCGTATCGGGCAACCTCTACGACCTGGGCGAAGTAACGGGCCTGCGGCTCGAATCGCTGCGGGTGCCAGCCGCCTACCGCGCAAAGTTCGAAATGCCGCGCGCCGGCATCGCGGGCACGCGGCGCGCAACCGGCGTTGCAAGCGGCGCGCTGGTCGGCACCATCATTAAGCCGAACGTGGGGCTCTCCGCGGCCGAAACGGCAGAGCTGGTTGCACGGCTGTGCGCCGCGGGCGTCGATTTCATCAAGGACGACGAGGTGTGTGCCGACCCGGCGCACGCACCGCTCGCCGAGCGCGTGCCCGCGGTCATGGCCGTGGTGCGCGCGCACCAGGAGCGCACCGGCAAGCACGTCATGGTGGCCTTCAACATCACCGACGAAACCGATGCCATGAAGCGGCACGCCGACCTGGTCGAGCGCGAAGGCGGCTCGTGCGTGATGGCCAGCCTCAACTGGTGCGGGCATTCGGGCATACAAACCTTGCGGCGCCATACCGGCCTGGCGTTGCATGGCCACCGCAACGGATACGGCGCACTGTCGCGGCATCCTTTGCTTGGCATCTCTTTCCAGGCCTACCAAACGCTCTGGCGGCTCGCCGGTGTCGACCACATGCACGTGCACGGCTTGCAGGGCAAGTTTTCGCAGGCCGACAGCGAAGTGATCGAGTCGGCACGCGACTGCTTCACGCCGTTGACCGATGCTGCGGACGACCGCGTGATGCCGGCTTTCTCGTCGGGCCAATGGGCCGGCACCGTGCCGGCCACCTGGGCGGCCATCGGCAGCGACGACCTGCTCTTCATGGCCGGCGGCGGCATTCTTGCGCATCCAGACGGTGCGGCGGCAGGTGTGGCCAGCATCCGGCAGGCATGGTCGGCCGTTCGCAACGGTGTTGCGCTGGAAGACGCGGCCCGCGGCGCTCCCGAGCTTGCGCGTGCCCTCGCCTTCTTCGGCAAGCCGTGA
- a CDS encoding four-carbon acid sugar kinase family protein: MPAPAIVYYGDDFTGATDTLGTAARAGLRAMLFLKTPDAARLARTGPLDVLGIAGAARAMAPEAMQAELAPVAALFRSLGARVLHYKTCSTFDSAPHIGSIGAAVRALRTAVEQPWTAIVGGQPNLGRYCLFGNLFAAAGAGGEVFRIDRHPTMSRHPVTPMDEPDLRAHLGRQGLADVRSIPFTATVRGPDALGNALQCALQAPFSEAGTGAVLFDVAEAPQLASIGQVLWAQALRATLLAVGPSSVVDALATALGPRHADVQAGPHRVAPARGPVLVLAGSLSPVTARQVAGARSFDTVWLDAPLLARQDAATLNRHAQDIARGLAGGRNVLACTRPSEQQLRPITELDAQALARAGGDLLAKVLAMVPLRRVGIAGGDTSSHGVQALDAWGLSYVADMGAGASLCRVHSDDAALDGMEIMLKGGQMGSDDVFEHLVHGTA; this comes from the coding sequence ATGCCCGCCCCGGCCATCGTCTACTACGGCGATGACTTCACCGGCGCAACCGACACTCTCGGCACCGCGGCGCGGGCGGGCCTGCGTGCAATGCTGTTCCTGAAGACGCCCGATGCCGCGCGGCTCGCCCGCACCGGGCCGCTCGATGTGCTGGGCATTGCCGGCGCAGCGCGAGCGATGGCGCCGGAGGCGATGCAGGCCGAACTGGCCCCGGTGGCGGCATTGTTCCGGTCGCTCGGCGCCCGCGTGCTGCACTACAAGACCTGCTCCACCTTCGACAGCGCGCCGCATATCGGCTCCATTGGCGCGGCCGTTCGCGCGCTGCGTACCGCCGTGGAACAACCGTGGACGGCGATCGTGGGCGGCCAGCCCAACCTTGGGCGGTATTGCCTTTTCGGCAACCTGTTCGCCGCGGCGGGTGCCGGAGGCGAGGTGTTCCGCATCGACAGGCATCCGACGATGAGCCGTCACCCGGTCACGCCAATGGATGAGCCGGATCTGCGGGCTCACCTGGGCAGGCAGGGCTTGGCCGACGTTCGCTCCATTCCCTTCACGGCCACCGTGCGAGGCCCGGATGCGCTTGGCAATGCACTGCAGTGCGCATTGCAAGCGCCCTTTTCCGAAGCCGGCACCGGCGCCGTGCTGTTCGACGTGGCCGAAGCACCGCAACTGGCAAGCATCGGCCAAGTGCTGTGGGCACAGGCCCTCCGTGCCACGCTGCTTGCCGTGGGGCCGAGCAGCGTGGTCGATGCGCTGGCCACTGCCCTTGGGCCGCGCCATGCCGATGTGCAGGCCGGCCCGCACCGCGTGGCACCCGCGCGAGGCCCGGTGCTGGTGCTTGCCGGCAGCCTCTCGCCCGTGACGGCACGGCAAGTGGCGGGGGCACGCTCGTTCGATACGGTGTGGCTCGACGCGCCGCTGCTCGCCCGGCAAGACGCGGCCACGCTCAACCGCCATGCCCAGGACATCGCGCGTGGGCTTGCGGGCGGCCGCAACGTGCTGGCCTGCACCCGCCCCTCCGAACAACAGTTGAGGCCCATCACCGAGCTCGATGCGCAGGCGCTCGCACGCGCGGGCGGCGATCTGCTGGCCAAGGTACTGGCGATGGTGCCGCTGCGGCGCGTGGGCATTGCCGGCGGCGACACATCGAGCCATGGCGTCCAAGCGCTCGATGCATGGGGGCTGTCGTATGTGGCGGACATGGGCGCCGGCGCGTCGCTGTGCCGGGTGCACAGCGACGATGCCGCGCTCGACGGCATGGAGATCATGCTGAAAGGCGGCCAGATGGGCTCGGACGACGTGTTCGAGCACTTGGTGCACGGCACCGCCTGA
- the nirB gene encoding nitrite reductase large subunit NirB, with protein MHKLKLVMVGNGMAGVRTLEELLKLAPDMYDITVFGAEPHPNYNRILLSPVLAGEQTVDEIVLNSWEWYSDNHITLHAGKKVVEVDRVKRIVRAVDAQGAVTEAAYDRLLMCTGSNPFMLPVPGKDLKGVIAYRDIADTDYMIETARTHKNAVVIGGGLLGLEAANGLMLRGMNVTVVHVMPWLMERQLDDVAGKLLQKSLEDRGLAFLIGAQTQELVGNDQGRVSAIRFKDGTEVAADLIVMAVGIRPNTELAEKMRLHCNRGIVVNDTMQTVTDARIYSVGECAAHRGIAYGLVAPLFEQAKVAANHLAQFGIGRYLGSLTSTKLKVTGIDLFSAGEFMGGEGTEEIVMSDPFGGVYKKLVIKDDKLVGACLYGDTVDGSWYFKLLRDGRSVHDIRDKLMFGESNIGDTGHEGHNKAASMPDEAEVCGCNGVTKGTICKAIKEKGLFTLDEVKKHTKASASCGSCTGLVEQILMFTAGGDYSATPKKKAVCGCTDASHQEVRDAIRKDHHLTHDAVYRHLGWRTPNGCATCRPAINYYLISTWPKEAKDDPQSRFINERSHANIQKDGTYSVIPRMWGGHTTPDELRRIADAADKYKIPTVKVTGGQRIDLLGVKKEDLEGVWKDIGMPSGFAYAKSLRTVKTCVGSEWCRFGTQDSTQMGKDLERALWAMYSPHKVKLAVSGCPRNCAEAGIKDVGVIGVDSGWELYVGGNGGIKTEVAQFLVKVKTAEEVMEYSGAFLQLYREEGWYLERTVHYIGRVGLDYVKKKILEDEAGRKALWERLQFALDGEPDPWFESSQAQVDVRQFTPVAVVDETTQAA; from the coding sequence ATGCACAAACTCAAGCTCGTGATGGTCGGCAACGGCATGGCCGGCGTGCGCACCCTGGAAGAGTTGCTGAAGCTCGCCCCGGACATGTACGACATCACCGTCTTCGGTGCCGAGCCGCACCCCAACTACAACCGCATCCTCCTGTCGCCCGTGCTGGCCGGCGAACAGACCGTGGACGAGATCGTGCTCAACAGCTGGGAGTGGTACTCGGACAACCACATCACCCTGCACGCCGGCAAGAAAGTCGTCGAAGTCGACCGCGTCAAGCGCATCGTGCGCGCCGTCGACGCCCAGGGCGCCGTCACCGAGGCCGCCTACGACCGCCTCTTGATGTGCACCGGCTCCAACCCCTTCATGCTCCCCGTGCCCGGCAAGGACTTGAAGGGCGTCATCGCCTACCGCGACATCGCCGACACCGACTACATGATCGAGACCGCCCGCACCCACAAGAACGCGGTCGTCATCGGCGGGGGCCTCCTGGGCCTGGAGGCGGCCAACGGCCTCATGCTGCGCGGCATGAACGTCACCGTGGTGCACGTCATGCCCTGGCTCATGGAGCGCCAGCTGGACGACGTGGCCGGCAAGCTCTTGCAGAAGTCTTTGGAAGACCGGGGCCTCGCGTTCCTCATCGGCGCCCAGACCCAGGAGCTGGTCGGAAACGACCAGGGCCGGGTGTCCGCCATCCGCTTCAAGGACGGCACCGAGGTGGCCGCCGACCTGATCGTCATGGCTGTCGGCATCCGCCCCAACACCGAGCTGGCCGAGAAGATGCGCCTGCACTGCAACCGCGGCATCGTGGTCAACGACACCATGCAGACCGTGACCGATGCGCGCATCTACTCGGTGGGCGAATGCGCCGCCCACCGCGGCATCGCCTACGGGCTGGTGGCCCCCCTCTTCGAGCAGGCCAAGGTCGCGGCCAACCACCTGGCGCAGTTCGGCATCGGGCGCTACCTGGGCTCGCTCACCTCCACCAAGCTCAAGGTCACGGGCATCGATCTCTTCTCGGCCGGCGAGTTCATGGGCGGCGAAGGCACCGAGGAGATCGTCATGAGCGACCCCTTCGGCGGGGTCTACAAGAAGCTGGTGATCAAGGACGACAAGCTGGTGGGCGCGTGCCTGTACGGCGACACGGTGGACGGCAGCTGGTACTTCAAGCTCCTGCGCGACGGGCGCAGCGTGCACGACATCCGCGACAAGCTGATGTTCGGCGAGTCCAACATCGGCGACACCGGCCACGAGGGCCACAACAAGGCCGCCAGCATGCCCGACGAGGCCGAGGTGTGCGGCTGCAACGGCGTGACCAAGGGCACCATCTGCAAGGCGATCAAGGAAAAGGGCCTGTTCACGCTGGACGAGGTCAAGAAGCACACCAAGGCCAGCGCCAGCTGCGGCTCCTGCACCGGGCTGGTGGAGCAGATCCTGATGTTCACCGCCGGCGGCGACTACTCGGCCACGCCCAAGAAGAAGGCGGTGTGCGGCTGCACCGATGCGAGCCACCAGGAGGTGCGCGACGCCATCCGCAAGGACCACCACCTGACGCACGACGCGGTGTACCGCCACCTGGGCTGGCGCACGCCCAACGGCTGCGCGACCTGCCGCCCGGCCATCAACTACTACCTGATCAGCACCTGGCCCAAGGAGGCCAAGGACGATCCGCAGAGCCGCTTCATCAACGAGCGCAGCCACGCCAACATCCAGAAGGACGGCACCTATTCGGTGATTCCGCGCATGTGGGGCGGCCACACCACGCCGGATGAGCTGCGGCGCATCGCGGATGCGGCGGACAAGTACAAGATTCCCACCGTCAAGGTCACGGGCGGCCAGCGCATCGATCTCTTGGGGGTGAAGAAGGAAGACCTGGAGGGGGTGTGGAAGGACATCGGCATGCCTTCGGGCTTTGCCTATGCCAAGAGCCTGCGCACGGTGAAAACCTGCGTGGGCAGCGAGTGGTGCCGCTTCGGCACGCAGGATTCCACCCAGATGGGCAAGGACCTGGAGCGGGCGCTGTGGGCGATGTATTCGCCGCACAAGGTGAAGCTGGCGGTCTCGGGCTGCCCCCGCAACTGCGCGGAGGCCGGGATCAAGGACGTGGGGGTGATCGGGGTCGACTCCGGCTGGGAGCTGTACGTGGGCGGCAACGGCGGCATCAAGACGGAAGTGGCGCAGTTCTTGGTGAAGGTGAAGACGGCCGAGGAGGTGATGGAGTACTCGGGGGCGTTCTTGCAGCTGTACCGCGAGGAAGGCTGGTACCTGGAGCGCACGGTGCACTACATCGGGCGGGTGGGCCTGGACTATGTGAAGAAGAAGATCCTGGAGGACGAGGCCGGGCGCAAGGCGCTGTGGGAGCGGCTGCAGTTCGCGTTGGATGGGGAGCCGGATCCCTGGTTCGAGTCGAGCCAGGCGCAGGTGGATGTGCGGCAGTTCACGCCCGTGGCGGTGGTGGACGAAACAACGCAGGCAGCGTGA
- the nirD gene encoding nitrite reductase small subunit NirD — MNDNNEWKVICRVEDIPVLGARRVARPVGVDVAVFRNAEDQVFALLDRCPHKGGPLSQGIVFGTSVACPLHNWAIGLDDGCAKSPDEGCTPKFAVKVAEGVVHLDSNELATHAVELERPVAGPANRACLQTEDSAA; from the coding sequence ATGAACGACAACAACGAATGGAAAGTGATCTGCCGCGTCGAGGACATCCCGGTGCTGGGCGCGCGCCGAGTGGCGCGCCCGGTGGGCGTGGACGTGGCGGTGTTCCGCAATGCGGAGGACCAGGTGTTCGCGCTGCTGGACCGCTGCCCGCACAAGGGCGGGCCGCTCTCCCAGGGCATCGTGTTCGGCACCAGCGTGGCCTGCCCGCTGCACAACTGGGCCATCGGCCTGGACGACGGGTGCGCCAAGTCGCCCGATGAAGGATGCACGCCGAAGTTTGCCGTGAAGGTTGCCGAGGGCGTGGTGCACCTGGATTCGAACGAGCTTGCCACGCATGCGGTGGAGCTCGAGCGACCGGTCGCGGGGCCGGCCAACCGCGCCTGCCTTCAAACCGAAGACTCCGCAGCCTGA
- the cobA gene encoding uroporphyrinogen-III C-methyltransferase, whose amino-acid sequence MSLTLTSSSRSDDRNPGMPPVHGRCTLVGAGPGDPELLTIKALKAIQSATVLLVDDLVSDEIVAMAQPGARVIHVGKRGGCKSTPQSFIERLMIMAVREGEHVVRLKGGDPFIFGRGGEEVEHLAQAGIQVEVVNGITSGLAGLTSLGVPLTHRDHAQGVVFVTGHAKPGSPGTDWHALAATAHAARLTLVIYMGVSGAGRIQNELLSGLPPSTPIVVVQSASLPTQRHAVGTLATLEQTIADNGLCSPSIIVVGDVLQGLAAAASSAHLALEKAA is encoded by the coding sequence ATGAGCCTCACTCTCACGTCTTCGTCGCGCAGCGACGACCGCAACCCAGGCATGCCCCCCGTGCATGGCCGTTGCACGCTCGTCGGCGCCGGCCCGGGCGACCCCGAACTGCTCACGATCAAGGCGCTCAAGGCCATCCAGTCGGCCACCGTGCTGCTTGTCGACGACCTGGTGAGCGACGAGATCGTTGCCATGGCGCAGCCCGGTGCACGCGTGATCCACGTCGGCAAGCGCGGCGGCTGCAAGAGCACGCCGCAAAGCTTCATCGAGCGGCTCATGATCATGGCCGTGCGCGAAGGCGAGCACGTGGTGCGCCTCAAGGGCGGCGACCCCTTCATCTTCGGCCGCGGCGGCGAAGAGGTCGAGCACCTTGCGCAGGCCGGCATCCAGGTCGAGGTGGTGAACGGCATCACCTCGGGCCTGGCCGGGCTGACCTCGCTCGGCGTGCCGCTGACGCACCGCGACCATGCGCAGGGCGTCGTCTTCGTCACGGGCCACGCAAAGCCTGGTTCGCCGGGCACCGACTGGCACGCGCTGGCGGCCACCGCGCATGCCGCGCGGCTGACGCTGGTCATCTACATGGGTGTGTCGGGCGCGGGCCGCATCCAGAACGAACTGCTGAGCGGCCTGCCGCCTTCGACGCCCATCGTCGTGGTCCAGAGCGCCAGCCTGCCGACCCAGCGGCATGCGGTGGGAACACTCGCGACGCTGGAGCAGACCATTGCCGACAACGGCCTGTGCAGCCCTTCGATCATCGTGGTCGGCGACGTCCTTCAAGGACTGGCCGCCGCGGCGTCTTCCGCGCATCTTGCCCTGGAGAAGGCGGCCTGA
- a CDS encoding formate/nitrite transporter family protein, which produces MAYLQPSEFVTKMVDAGESKIFMSTRDTLIRSFMAGAILALAAVFAVTINVQTGYSIIGAILFPVGFCILYLLGFDLLTGVFVLTPLALIDKRPGVTIGGVLRNWGLVFVGNFLGAFTVAVLMAIVFTFGFTSPPDKVGQVIATIGEARTVGYSNHGAAGMLTLFVRGMLCNWMVSTGVVGAMISTSVTGKVLAMWMPIMVFFFMVFEHSVVNMFLFPSALLMGGNFSIMDYIIWNEIPTVLGNLIGGLSFTGLTLYATHVKTGPKRVVR; this is translated from the coding sequence ATGGCCTATTTGCAGCCTTCCGAATTCGTCACCAAGATGGTGGACGCCGGTGAATCCAAGATCTTCATGTCCACGCGGGACACGCTCATCCGCTCTTTCATGGCGGGCGCAATCCTGGCACTGGCGGCTGTGTTCGCGGTCACCATCAACGTGCAGACCGGCTACTCGATCATCGGAGCCATTTTGTTTCCGGTGGGCTTCTGCATTCTTTACCTGCTCGGCTTCGACCTGCTGACGGGCGTGTTCGTGCTGACGCCGCTCGCGCTCATCGACAAGCGCCCCGGCGTGACCATCGGCGGCGTGCTGCGCAATTGGGGGCTGGTGTTCGTCGGCAACTTTCTCGGCGCGTTCACCGTGGCCGTGCTGATGGCCATCGTCTTTACCTTCGGCTTCACGAGCCCGCCCGACAAGGTCGGCCAGGTGATCGCCACCATCGGCGAGGCGCGCACGGTGGGCTATTCCAACCACGGCGCCGCCGGCATGCTGACGCTTTTCGTGCGCGGCATGCTGTGCAACTGGATGGTGTCGACCGGTGTCGTGGGCGCAATGATCTCGACCTCGGTCACGGGCAAGGTGCTTGCCATGTGGATGCCGATCATGGTGTTCTTCTTCATGGTGTTCGAACACTCGGTCGTCAACATGTTCCTGTTCCCGTCGGCACTGCTCATGGGCGGCAACTTCTCGATCATGGACTACATCATCTGGAACGAGATCCCCACGGTGCTGGGCAATCTCATTGGCGGCTTGTCGTTCACCGGCCTCACGTTGTACGCCACACACGTGAAAACGGGCCCCAAGCGCGTGGTCCGCTAA
- a CDS encoding bifunctional protein-serine/threonine kinase/phosphatase, with translation MRSAFAVSIGQYSDKGRKETNQDFHGAALPEGQVRSAKGVAIAIADGISSSDVSHVASESAVRSFLTDYYCTPDAWSVSRSAQRVLTAANAWLHAQTQNGGGRFDKDRGYVCTFSALVVRSTTAHIFHVGDTRVYRWHAEALEQLTEDHRVSVGGGQSYLGRALGVGPHVEIDYRAVPVEQGDVFLLTSDGVHEHIDTAAIKAALDANPTDLDAAARSIAEVAYARGSPDNLTVQIVRIDALPDGDVNELHAQRAALQLPPLLEARMRFDGYTIVRDLHHSHRSHIYLATDDDTGQRVVLKTPSVDLQNDEAHLDRFLLEEWVARRIDSAHVLKPHATHRKRNYLYVAMEFVEGQTLAQWMVDNPRPSLESVRGIVDQLAKGLQAFHRLEMLHQDLRPENIMIDRTGTVRIIDFGSTWVAGLDDSTLAAPDQILGTVQYTAPEYFVGEGGSARSDLFSLAVIVYQMLTGRLPYGAEAARIRTRADQRNLQYRSALDAQRAIPAWIDEVLRKALNPNPLKRYEVLSEFVQDLRQPRPDFLNSRGTPLVEKNPVIFWKCTTLLLGIAVVVLLGLLSQRG, from the coding sequence ATGCGCTCCGCATTCGCGGTCTCGATCGGCCAGTACTCCGACAAGGGGCGCAAGGAAACCAACCAGGATTTCCACGGCGCCGCCCTGCCGGAGGGACAAGTCCGCAGTGCCAAGGGCGTGGCAATTGCCATTGCCGACGGCATCAGCAGCAGCGACGTGAGCCACGTGGCCAGCGAGTCGGCGGTCAGGAGCTTTCTGACCGACTACTACTGCACCCCGGACGCATGGAGCGTGAGCCGCTCGGCCCAGCGCGTGCTCACGGCCGCCAACGCGTGGCTGCATGCGCAAACGCAGAACGGCGGCGGCCGCTTCGACAAGGACCGCGGCTACGTCTGCACCTTCAGCGCGCTGGTCGTCAGGTCGACCACCGCGCACATCTTTCATGTGGGCGACACACGCGTCTACCGCTGGCATGCAGAAGCACTCGAGCAGCTGACCGAAGACCACCGCGTGTCGGTGGGCGGCGGACAAAGCTACCTTGGCCGCGCACTGGGCGTGGGGCCGCATGTGGAGATCGACTACCGCGCCGTTCCCGTCGAGCAAGGCGATGTCTTCCTGCTGACATCGGACGGCGTTCACGAGCACATCGACACCGCGGCCATCAAGGCCGCACTGGATGCGAACCCCACCGACCTGGACGCCGCGGCTCGCAGCATTGCGGAAGTAGCCTACGCCCGCGGCAGCCCGGACAACCTGACGGTGCAGATCGTCAGGATCGACGCCCTGCCCGATGGCGACGTCAACGAACTGCACGCACAACGCGCCGCGCTGCAGCTGCCGCCGCTGCTGGAGGCGCGCATGCGCTTCGACGGCTACACCATCGTGCGCGACCTGCACCACAGCCATCGCAGCCACATCTACCTGGCGACCGACGACGACACGGGCCAGCGCGTGGTGCTCAAGACTCCCTCGGTCGACCTGCAGAACGATGAGGCGCATCTGGACCGCTTTCTGCTCGAAGAATGGGTGGCGCGGCGCATCGACAGCGCGCACGTGCTCAAGCCGCACGCCACCCATCGCAAGCGGAACTACCTCTACGTTGCGATGGAGTTCGTCGAGGGGCAGACGCTGGCGCAGTGGATGGTCGACAACCCGCGGCCGAGCCTCGAATCGGTGCGCGGCATCGTCGACCAGCTCGCGAAAGGCCTGCAGGCTTTTCACCGCCTCGAAATGCTGCACCAGGACCTGCGGCCCGAGAACATCATGATCGACCGCACGGGCACGGTGCGCATCATCGACTTCGGCTCCACCTGGGTGGCCGGCCTGGACGACAGCACGCTGGCCGCGCCTGACCAGATACTGGGGACGGTGCAGTACACGGCGCCCGAATACTTTGTGGGCGAAGGTGGGTCGGCAAGATCGGACCTGTTCTCGCTGGCCGTGATCGTCTACCAGATGCTGACCGGACGGCTGCCCTACGGGGCGGAGGCTGCACGAATTCGCACGCGGGCAGACCAGCGCAATCTGCAGTACAGGTCCGCGCTGGACGCGCAGCGGGCCATTCCGGCCTGGATCGACGAAGTGCTGCGAAAGGCGCTCAACCCCAACCCGCTCAAGCGCTACGAGGTGCTTTCAGAGTTTGTGCAAGACCTGCGGCAACCCCGCCCGGATTTCTTGAACAGCCGTGGCACGCCGCTCGTCGAAAAGAACCCGGTGATCTTCTGGAAATGCACGACCTTGCTGCTGGGCATTGCGGTGGTCGTGCTGCTTGGCTTGCTCAGCCAGCGGGGCTGA
- a CDS encoding PAS domain-containing sensor histidine kinase, with product MTALRPADEMLLDGVPCGLVETDAKGVFLRVNKPFCAWLGYDKADLVGKKRLQDLLTMGARIFHQTHWAPLLEMQGSISELKLDVRHRNGSTLPMVLNAVRHGHGPDHTQEVALFVARDRDKYEQELLLSRKKLEAHIAEVERLQAETKDRALFAEQMIGIVSHDLRNPLSAVHTGIQVLFKHAPTDNQARVLSRMAQSVDRANRLVSDLLDFTVARVGKGIAINPQPVDLHEVVAQSVAELALSFPDRTLRHETEGRGACRADPDRVAQLVGNLVANAVTYGDPHREVTIKTSVSPERVEVSVHNWGPAIPSELISALFQPMVRGSPASTGRSVGLGLFIIMGIAKAHGGQVAVESSNAEGTTFVATLPMSGESTLSPAG from the coding sequence ATGACAGCGCTGCGGCCCGCCGATGAGATGCTGCTCGACGGTGTTCCCTGCGGGCTGGTCGAGACAGACGCAAAGGGCGTCTTCTTGCGCGTCAACAAGCCGTTCTGCGCCTGGTTGGGCTATGACAAGGCAGATCTGGTGGGCAAGAAGCGGCTGCAGGACCTGTTGACCATGGGCGCCCGCATCTTTCACCAAACCCATTGGGCGCCCTTGCTGGAAATGCAAGGCTCGATCTCGGAGTTGAAGCTCGACGTCCGGCACCGGAATGGAAGCACCCTGCCCATGGTTCTCAATGCCGTTCGTCACGGGCACGGGCCGGATCACACCCAGGAAGTGGCCCTGTTCGTGGCACGAGACCGCGACAAGTACGAACAGGAGTTGCTTCTGTCTCGGAAAAAACTCGAGGCACATATTGCGGAAGTGGAGCGCCTTCAGGCCGAAACGAAAGACCGGGCGCTTTTTGCGGAGCAGATGATCGGGATCGTGAGCCACGATCTGCGCAACCCGTTGTCCGCCGTTCACACAGGTATCCAGGTTCTCTTCAAGCATGCACCCACCGACAACCAGGCACGGGTGCTGTCGCGAATGGCGCAGTCGGTGGACCGCGCGAATCGCCTGGTGTCGGACTTGCTGGACTTCACCGTCGCGCGTGTGGGAAAAGGCATTGCGATCAACCCCCAGCCGGTCGACCTGCACGAGGTGGTCGCCCAGAGCGTGGCCGAACTCGCCTTGTCCTTTCCTGATCGGACGTTGCGCCACGAAACCGAAGGCCGCGGGGCGTGTCGGGCCGATCCGGATCGAGTCGCACAACTCGTCGGCAATCTGGTGGCAAACGCGGTGACCTATGGTGACCCGCACAGGGAAGTCACCATCAAAACATCAGTGAGTCCTGAGCGCGTCGAGGTTTCGGTGCACAACTGGGGTCCTGCCATTCCGAGCGAACTCATTTCGGCCTTGTTCCAACCGATGGTCCGCGGATCGCCAGCCAGCACCGGCAGAAGCGTGGGCCTCGGGCTGTTCATCATCATGGGGATTGCGAAGGCCCATGGCGGGCAGGTAGCGGTGGAGTCAAGCAACGCAGAAGGGACAACCTTCGTCGCCACCTTGCCCATGTCTGGAGAATCGACGCTCAGCCCCGCTGGCTGA